The following are encoded together in the Magnetospirillum gryphiswaldense MSR-1 v2 genome:
- a CDS encoding biotin/lipoyl-binding protein, whose amino-acid sequence MGILPTLRTELSLHPGPAGADGSPSWTIRDPVRNRFFRISWPAFEILSRWWAETPAKIAEAVSAETTLHPTDDDVKGVAEFLVANQLTRPAGPQDTQRLVSRAEAEKQSWFHWLMHHYLFFRIPLVRPDHWLDRTLPLVRWLGSHGFQVTTMMALTIGLILAGRQWDLFVATLVDTFSLSGLVSYGIALTVVKVIHELAHAYTAKNHGCRVPSMGVAFLVLWPMLYTDVNDTWMLPERKKRLQVGSAGILAELIIAAWATLAWAFLPEGPWKQATFVLAALTWISSLAINLSPFMRFDGYFIAMDAMEMPNLHPRSFAMARWWLRNVLFGLGTPPPEPLPAGRRRALIAFAVAVWIYRLVLFLGIAVMVYHFFIKAVGIMLFVVEIWWFVARPIWAEVREWEKVKTTIMAGTRIRWTLGTLGALILLALIPWQGSVSAPAVMKGSRSAALHLPFPARLEAIHVSHGQAVKPGDVLMSFTAPDIALRKAVAQARIDGKTAEFEAATLDPLLRDRAGIVQEDLRKAQAELAVLEAEANRLAILAPMEGRILDILPDMQPGDWLSPRQKLGLVLENSAPIAVAYVAEDDLARIQGGAGATFSPHAMESASRPGRVQRIDPSPAKTLPDGALASVHGGDIPARVSGQTVIPDGAITRVTIALEGPPPAHEEIGTISIEAENSSLIGRLARSVMVVLIREWGA is encoded by the coding sequence ATGGGTATTCTGCCGACGCTACGCACCGAGCTGTCCTTGCATCCCGGCCCCGCCGGAGCCGACGGCTCGCCGTCCTGGACCATCCGCGACCCGGTCCGCAACCGCTTTTTCCGCATTTCCTGGCCGGCCTTCGAGATCCTTAGCCGCTGGTGGGCCGAGACGCCCGCCAAAATCGCCGAGGCGGTATCGGCCGAAACCACGCTTCATCCCACGGACGACGACGTAAAGGGCGTGGCCGAGTTTCTGGTCGCCAACCAATTGACCCGACCGGCAGGTCCCCAAGACACGCAAAGGCTGGTGTCGCGGGCCGAAGCCGAGAAGCAGTCCTGGTTCCACTGGCTGATGCACCATTACCTGTTCTTCCGTATCCCCCTGGTCCGGCCCGATCACTGGCTCGACCGGACACTGCCGTTGGTGCGCTGGCTGGGATCGCACGGGTTCCAGGTGACGACCATGATGGCCCTGACCATCGGTCTGATACTGGCGGGACGGCAATGGGATCTGTTCGTCGCCACCCTGGTGGACACCTTCTCGCTATCGGGGCTGGTGTCCTATGGCATCGCGCTCACGGTGGTGAAGGTGATCCACGAGCTTGCCCATGCCTACACCGCCAAGAACCATGGCTGCCGCGTGCCCAGCATGGGGGTGGCCTTCCTGGTGCTGTGGCCCATGCTCTACACCGACGTCAACGACACCTGGATGCTGCCCGAGCGCAAGAAGCGCCTTCAGGTCGGCTCGGCGGGTATCCTGGCCGAACTCATCATCGCTGCCTGGGCAACCCTGGCTTGGGCTTTCCTGCCCGAGGGGCCATGGAAACAGGCGACCTTCGTGCTGGCGGCGCTGACCTGGATCTCGTCGCTGGCCATCAACCTCAGTCCCTTCATGCGCTTCGACGGCTATTTCATCGCCATGGACGCGATGGAGATGCCGAACCTGCACCCGCGTTCCTTCGCCATGGCACGATGGTGGCTGCGCAACGTGCTGTTCGGACTGGGCACGCCGCCGCCGGAGCCTCTGCCCGCAGGCAGGCGCCGGGCGCTGATCGCCTTTGCCGTGGCGGTGTGGATCTATCGCCTGGTGCTGTTCCTGGGTATCGCCGTCATGGTCTACCACTTCTTCATCAAGGCCGTGGGCATCATGCTGTTCGTGGTGGAAATCTGGTGGTTCGTTGCCCGGCCCATCTGGGCCGAGGTACGGGAATGGGAGAAAGTGAAGACGACCATCATGGCGGGAACACGTATCCGCTGGACGCTGGGGACGCTTGGAGCCCTCATCCTGCTCGCCCTCATCCCCTGGCAGGGCAGTGTGAGCGCGCCAGCGGTGATGAAGGGAAGCCGGTCCGCCGCCCTCCATTTGCCCTTTCCGGCCCGGCTGGAAGCAATCCACGTTTCCCATGGGCAGGCGGTGAAGCCGGGCGACGTGCTGATGAGCTTCACCGCCCCCGACATCGCCTTGCGCAAGGCGGTAGCCCAGGCCCGCATCGACGGCAAGACCGCCGAGTTTGAAGCCGCCACCCTCGATCCTTTGCTGCGCGACCGTGCCGGCATCGTGCAAGAGGATCTGCGCAAGGCCCAGGCCGAGCTGGCCGTCCTGGAAGCGGAAGCAAATCGCCTCGCTATTCTCGCCCCCATGGAGGGCCGAATCCTCGATATCCTGCCGGACATGCAGCCCGGCGACTGGCTTTCACCCCGCCAGAAGCTCGGGCTTGTCCTGGAAAATTCCGCCCCGATCGCGGTCGCCTATGTGGCCGAGGACGATCTTGCCCGTATCCAGGGCGGCGCGGGCGCCACCTTCTCCCCCCACGCGATGGAAAGCGCGTCCCGGCCCGGGCGCGTACAGCGGATCGATCCGTCACCCGCCAAGACCCTGCCCGACGGGGCGCTGGCCTCCGTCCATGGCGGCGACATTCCCGCACGGGTCTCGGGTCAGACCGTCATCCCCGACGGCGCCATCACCCGGGTGACCATCGCCCTCGAAGGCCCGCCGCCCGCCCATGAGGAAATCGGGACAATCTCCATCGAGGCCGAAAACTCCAGCCTCATCGGCCGGCTGGCCAGGTCGGTCATGGTCGTGCTGATCCGTGAATGGGGGGCGTAG
- a CDS encoding efflux RND transporter periplasmic adaptor subunit has translation MSEALVTLLGIEEQALNARTTIQLAFVMVNDTRALAEYHQAALHMADKGVVAVSGVSSVEENAPFTLFLQRMFKLHEAGKEISSAEREEWADWLPPKPLFLPLKDADGKRLGTLLLARDEDWDEGTTAIVQRLTDAYAFAWAAKHQSAPLSQWRHRLTSLPRWKRIVAAGILLALIFPVRLSVLASAEIVPSDPAVIRAPLEGVIELVRAQPNQSVVAGDVLFELDRTTIAGKLEVAAKVLDTAKAELDQATQQAFFDPKAKAGWAVLKAKVEEKQAERAQLEDLMTRAQVKSPRDGLAVMDDPSEWIGRPVSVGEKVLAVADPRQVEVEAWLAPADLIPLEPGGKVVLFLNTAPLSPVVATLSYVAFEATLKPDGVLAHRVRAKIAHDDAIPRIGLKGTARLDGDRVSLVYWLFRRPLAVIRQWLGW, from the coding sequence GTGAGCGAGGCGCTCGTCACCCTGCTGGGGATCGAGGAGCAAGCGCTGAATGCGCGCACCACCATCCAGCTCGCTTTCGTCATGGTCAACGACACCCGCGCCCTGGCTGAATACCATCAGGCGGCGCTGCATATGGCGGACAAGGGGGTGGTGGCGGTTTCGGGAGTGTCCTCGGTGGAGGAGAACGCGCCCTTCACCTTGTTCTTGCAACGGATGTTCAAGCTCCATGAGGCCGGCAAGGAAATTTCTTCCGCCGAGCGCGAGGAATGGGCGGATTGGCTGCCGCCCAAGCCATTGTTCCTGCCGCTGAAGGATGCCGACGGCAAGCGCCTGGGCACGCTGCTTCTGGCCCGCGACGAGGATTGGGACGAAGGCACCACGGCGATCGTCCAGCGGCTGACCGATGCCTACGCCTTCGCCTGGGCGGCCAAGCACCAATCCGCGCCGTTGTCCCAGTGGCGCCACCGCCTGACCAGCCTGCCACGCTGGAAGCGGATAGTGGCGGCGGGAATCCTCCTGGCCCTGATCTTTCCCGTCCGCCTGTCAGTCCTGGCCTCAGCCGAGATCGTCCCCTCGGACCCGGCGGTGATCCGCGCCCCCCTGGAAGGCGTGATCGAATTGGTCCGCGCCCAGCCCAACCAGAGTGTCGTGGCGGGTGACGTTCTGTTCGAACTGGACCGCACCACCATCGCCGGCAAGCTGGAGGTGGCGGCCAAGGTCCTGGATACGGCCAAGGCTGAACTGGACCAAGCCACCCAGCAGGCCTTCTTCGACCCCAAGGCCAAGGCCGGCTGGGCGGTCCTCAAGGCCAAGGTGGAGGAGAAACAGGCCGAACGCGCCCAGCTCGAAGACCTGATGACCCGCGCCCAGGTCAAGTCGCCCCGCGACGGTCTCGCGGTGATGGACGATCCCAGCGAATGGATAGGCCGCCCGGTCAGCGTGGGCGAAAAGGTGCTAGCGGTGGCCGATCCTCGTCAGGTGGAGGTGGAAGCCTGGCTGGCGCCCGCTGATTTGATCCCGTTGGAGCCGGGCGGGAAAGTGGTCCTGTTCCTCAACACCGCCCCGCTGTCACCCGTCGTGGCCACGCTGTCCTATGTGGCTTTCGAGGCGACCTTGAAGCCCGACGGGGTGTTGGCCCATCGGGTACGGGCGAAGATTGCCCATGACGACGCCATCCCCCGCATCGGATTGAAGGGCACTGCCCGCCTGGATGGCGACCGGGTCTCCCTGGTCTATTGGCTGTTCCGTCGACCGCTGGCCGTGATCAGGCAATGGCTTGGATGGTAG
- a CDS encoding efflux RND transporter periplasmic adaptor subunit: MISPIALKRWVAPLLCLLSFGAEAQEPVIPVQLVAVNYTTLSAELPAKIDRITVKEGERFKEGQQLVAFDCTIQRALVDEASAVFAAAEKSKAVYKRLLELNSTGTLEAEKSGWDAAVAQAKLNSARAVASKCGISAPFAGRVVEQKARAHQYVQVGQAILEILDDSVLNAEFIVPSSAVTTLKPGTSLQIMVDETRKTYPGRIARMGAKVDAVSHSVKITAEIKGDFPELMAGMTGKISMAPQ, translated from the coding sequence GTGATTAGCCCCATTGCCCTCAAGCGCTGGGTGGCGCCCCTCCTGTGCCTTCTGTCCTTCGGGGCCGAGGCGCAGGAGCCGGTGATTCCCGTGCAACTGGTCGCGGTGAATTACACCACCCTGTCGGCGGAGCTGCCCGCCAAGATCGACCGTATCACCGTCAAGGAAGGCGAGCGCTTTAAGGAAGGCCAGCAACTGGTGGCCTTCGATTGCACCATCCAGCGGGCTCTGGTGGATGAGGCCAGTGCCGTTTTTGCCGCCGCCGAGAAGTCCAAGGCAGTGTACAAGCGGCTGCTGGAGCTCAACTCCACCGGCACGCTGGAGGCGGAAAAATCGGGCTGGGACGCGGCGGTGGCGCAGGCCAAGCTTAACTCGGCCCGTGCCGTGGCTTCCAAATGCGGTATTTCCGCGCCGTTCGCGGGCAGGGTGGTGGAGCAGAAGGCCCGCGCCCATCAATACGTCCAGGTGGGCCAGGCCATCCTGGAGATTCTGGATGATTCCGTGCTGAACGCCGAATTCATCGTACCCTCGTCGGCGGTGACGACCTTGAAGCCCGGCACCTCTCTTCAGATCATGGTGGACGAGACCAGGAAGACTTATCCGGGCCGGATCGCCCGCATGGGCGCCAAGGTCGATGCGGTCAGCCATTCGGTCAAGATCACCGCCGAGATCAAGGGCGACTTCCCCGAATTGATGGCGGGAATGACGGGAAAAATCAGCATGGCCCCGCAGTGA
- a CDS encoding TolC family protein has translation MTVVTTRMARLLAAVSTAALLSACAVTPTPFTADEFSARAKADRAAMFEGQEVIAKPLTLADAVARVLKYNLDKRAKMMEEALALGQTSLDRFDLLPKLTANAGYTERSEPNATRSRDLYTQTTSTSNPSYSADRFSVTSDLGLTWNILDFGVSYFTAHQNADRALIASERRRKTINNLVQEVRFTFWRAAAAQTLKAKVTDTITSAEKALKDSEKVEGERLKNPIESLRIQKTLLESIRQLEAIDQELTSAKAELAALINVAPGSDFKLDVPANGGMSVPEWPMDIGAMEQAAMINNPDLREQDYQSRIALDDTHKEILKLLPGITVSFSRQYDSNSFLVDNRWNDVGTKVTWNLINLLAAPDRMAHADSAEKVVEAKRIALRMAVLAQVHVVSHQFASAAKQFERADKLWGIEKRLADAAGNQSRGGTVNEIERISTETSAIAAELRRFQTYAQMQSSYGKLQSTIGADPVPEKVASHSLDGLSGAIVLSMPPAVKADPAPVTAPEVQAAAAEPEREDVVRDGLFWLGRKIAALAEQADSH, from the coding sequence ATGACCGTCGTCACCACTCGCATGGCCCGCCTGCTGGCCGCTGTTTCCACCGCTGCCCTGCTGAGCGCCTGCGCCGTGACGCCAACGCCGTTCACGGCCGATGAGTTCTCCGCGCGTGCCAAGGCCGACCGCGCAGCCATGTTCGAAGGCCAGGAGGTGATAGCCAAGCCGCTGACCCTGGCCGATGCGGTGGCCCGCGTGCTGAAGTACAATCTGGACAAGCGCGCCAAGATGATGGAAGAGGCGCTGGCCTTGGGGCAGACCAGCCTGGACCGCTTCGACCTGCTGCCCAAGCTGACCGCCAATGCCGGCTATACCGAGCGATCCGAGCCCAACGCCACCCGGTCGCGCGATCTTTATACCCAGACCACCAGCACCTCGAACCCCAGCTATTCGGCGGATCGCTTCTCCGTCACCAGTGACCTGGGGCTGACCTGGAACATCCTGGATTTCGGCGTGTCCTACTTCACGGCGCACCAGAACGCCGACCGCGCCCTGATCGCGAGTGAGAGGCGACGCAAGACCATCAATAATCTGGTCCAGGAGGTGCGCTTCACCTTCTGGCGGGCCGCCGCCGCACAAACCTTGAAGGCCAAGGTGACCGACACCATCACCTCGGCCGAGAAGGCGCTGAAGGATTCGGAAAAGGTCGAGGGCGAGCGCCTGAAGAACCCCATCGAAAGCCTGCGCATCCAGAAGACCCTGCTGGAAAGCATCCGCCAGCTGGAGGCCATCGACCAGGAACTGACCTCGGCCAAGGCCGAACTGGCCGCCCTGATCAACGTGGCGCCCGGCAGCGATTTCAAGCTGGATGTGCCCGCCAATGGCGGCATGAGCGTGCCCGAATGGCCCATGGACATCGGCGCCATGGAACAGGCCGCCATGATCAACAACCCGGATCTGCGCGAACAGGATTACCAAAGCCGCATCGCCCTCGACGACACCCACAAGGAGATCCTGAAGCTTCTGCCCGGCATCACCGTGTCGTTCTCGCGCCAGTACGATTCCAATTCGTTCCTGGTGGACAACCGCTGGAACGATGTGGGCACCAAGGTCACCTGGAACCTGATCAACCTGCTGGCGGCGCCCGACCGCATGGCCCATGCCGACAGCGCCGAGAAGGTGGTCGAGGCCAAGCGCATCGCGCTGCGCATGGCGGTTCTGGCCCAGGTCCATGTGGTGTCCCACCAATTCGCCAGCGCCGCCAAGCAGTTCGAGCGCGCCGACAAGCTGTGGGGCATCGAGAAGCGCCTGGCCGATGCCGCCGGCAACCAGAGCCGCGGCGGCACCGTCAACGAAATCGAGCGCATCAGCACCGAGACCTCGGCCATCGCCGCCGAACTCCGCCGCTTCCAGACCTACGCCCAGATGCAATCCTCTTACGGCAAGCTGCAATCGACCATCGGCGCCGATCCGGTGCCGGAAAAGGTGGCCTCGCACTCGCTGGACGGCTTGTCCGGCGCCATCGTCCTTTCCATGCCGCCGGCGGTGAAGGCCGATCCGGCGCCGGTGACTGCGCCTGAGGTACAGGCCGCCGCTGCCGAGCCGGAGCGGGAGGACGTGGTGCGCGACGGGTTATTCTGGCTGGGCCGCAAGATCGCCGCCCTGGCCGAGCAGGCCGATAGCCACTGA
- a CDS encoding putative Ig domain-containing protein, which yields MKIQAPIAQTGDTGASLVTAVRAPAGEFAQGVQGNFQAMRHLSTTGGNGFQVAVGTPSVNAVRDGALFVQKGIPAVLPESRMVNFSIPIDAFGHTSAEANITLAAKLTDGRPLPAWLSFDSAKGVFVGEAPEGFNGALSVVVVARDNAGNEVGTTFEIRVRGGGGVIQNNAPPASENQPPQGEVPQAPGQQGELAPDPTAPIIKLSEFGPSQTFGGQTFAGKPTFQEELRMASRLSGARQAQLLAAARAVARTA from the coding sequence GTGAAAATCCAGGCTCCGATTGCTCAGACAGGCGATACCGGTGCTTCCCTCGTCACCGCCGTGCGGGCACCTGCGGGTGAATTCGCTCAAGGGGTTCAGGGCAATTTCCAGGCGATGCGGCACCTGAGCACGACCGGCGGCAACGGTTTCCAAGTGGCCGTGGGAACACCCTCGGTCAACGCCGTCCGAGACGGTGCGCTTTTCGTGCAAAAGGGAATCCCTGCGGTTCTGCCGGAAAGCCGGATGGTCAATTTCTCCATTCCGATCGATGCCTTTGGGCATACCAGCGCTGAGGCCAACATCACCTTGGCCGCCAAGTTGACCGATGGGCGCCCGTTGCCGGCATGGCTTTCCTTCGATTCTGCCAAGGGGGTTTTTGTCGGTGAAGCGCCAGAAGGCTTTAACGGCGCCCTGTCGGTGGTGGTGGTTGCCCGTGACAATGCCGGTAACGAGGTGGGCACGACCTTCGAGATTCGGGTCCGCGGCGGTGGCGGCGTCATTCAGAACAACGCGCCGCCGGCCTCCGAGAACCAGCCGCCGCAGGGCGAGGTGCCGCAGGCGCCCGGCCAGCAGGGCGAACTGGCGCCCGACCCGACCGCGCCGATCATCAAGCTGTCGGAATTCGGCCCGAGTCAGACCTTTGGGGGCCAGACCTTCGCCGGCAAGCCGACCTTCCAGGAAGAACTCCGCATGGCGAGCCGTCTGTCCGGCGCCCGTCAGGCCCAATTGCTGGCTGCGGCCCGCGCCGTCGCCCGCACTGCGTAA
- a CDS encoding ELWxxDGT repeat protein, which translates to MGKVLHKSGQSTGRVFAPMMALEPRIMFDGAAMAEAVDAHSDGADAVMPVAVTANPRVLLLSSRVADGDDLALAAKDDVLVVRYDAEADSLDAILARVSHALDGRQASSIALASHGANGAFELTAQYGVSLAGLAGDDALQAFMRGLGAQITEGGRIDLLACGVAGDSVGNALLAYLSDITGRSVAASADSTGNAAFGGDWHLEAGDVDASQYFHAAALAGFDGLLANPERVADINPGVNSSNVGMPVNVNGTLYFRANDGTNGIELWKYDRINAPSMVADIRAGANSSGPNNLANVNGTLYFGANDGTNGTELWKYDGTNAPSMVADINPGASSSTPEYMTNVNGTLYFGANDGTNGQELWKYDGINAPSRVADINPGVNSSTPEHLTNVNGTLYFRANDGTNGNELWKYDGTNAPSRVADIRAGANSSSPGNMINVNGTLYFAANDGTNGTELWKYDGINAPSMVADINPGATGSSPSYLTDVNGTLYFSASDGTNGNELWKYDGTNTPSMVANIGPAGSPGTIEFITNANGTLYFSAGEGNGDLELWKYDGINAPSRVADIWPGATGSSPTNMIYVNGTLYFSASEGSNGRELWRYIPPSTASCRRRRRRLRPPRQGRGRPSR; encoded by the coding sequence ATGGGCAAGGTTTTGCACAAATCCGGTCAATCAACGGGTCGGGTCTTTGCCCCGATGATGGCGCTTGAACCGCGCATCATGTTCGACGGCGCGGCCATGGCCGAGGCGGTGGACGCGCATTCGGATGGGGCGGATGCCGTCATGCCGGTCGCGGTGACGGCCAATCCGCGCGTTCTGCTGCTGTCCTCGCGCGTCGCCGATGGCGACGATCTGGCGCTTGCGGCCAAGGATGATGTGCTGGTGGTGCGCTATGACGCCGAAGCCGACAGCCTGGATGCCATCCTGGCCCGTGTTTCCCATGCGCTGGACGGGCGGCAGGCTTCGTCCATCGCCCTGGCCTCGCACGGCGCAAACGGCGCATTCGAGCTGACGGCGCAATACGGCGTGTCGCTGGCGGGACTTGCCGGCGACGACGCGCTGCAAGCCTTCATGAGGGGGCTGGGGGCACAAATCACCGAGGGCGGGCGCATCGACCTGCTGGCCTGCGGCGTGGCGGGCGATAGTGTCGGAAATGCACTGCTGGCTTACCTGTCCGACATCACGGGGCGTTCGGTTGCCGCGTCCGCCGATTCCACAGGCAATGCGGCGTTCGGCGGCGACTGGCACCTGGAAGCCGGCGATGTGGATGCGTCCCAGTATTTCCATGCGGCGGCACTGGCGGGGTTTGACGGATTGCTTGCCAATCCCGAAAGGGTCGCGGATATCAACCCTGGCGTAAATAGTAGCAACGTAGGTATGCCGGTCAACGTGAACGGCACCCTGTATTTTAGGGCCAATGACGGCACCAACGGTATTGAGCTGTGGAAATACGACAGGATCAACGCGCCCAGCATGGTCGCGGATATCCGCGCCGGCGCAAACAGCTCTGGCCCAAACAATTTGGCCAACGTGAACGGCACCCTGTATTTTGGGGCCAATGACGGCACCAACGGTACTGAGCTGTGGAAATACGACGGGACCAACGCGCCCAGCATGGTCGCGGATATCAACCCCGGCGCAAGCAGCTCTACCCCAGAATATATGACCAACGTGAACGGCACCCTGTATTTTGGGGCCAATGACGGCACCAACGGTCAAGAGCTGTGGAAATACGACGGGATCAACGCGCCCAGCCGGGTCGCGGATATCAACCCCGGCGTAAACAGCTCTACCCCAGAACATCTGACCAACGTGAACGGCACCCTGTATTTTAGGGCCAACGACGGCACCAACGGTAATGAGCTGTGGAAATACGACGGGACCAACGCGCCCAGCAGGGTCGCGGATATCCGCGCCGGCGCAAACAGCTCTTCCCCTGGCAATATGATCAACGTGAACGGCACCCTGTATTTTGCGGCCAATGACGGCACCAACGGTACTGAGCTGTGGAAATACGACGGGATCAACGCACCCAGCATGGTCGCGGATATCAACCCCGGCGCAACCGGCTCTAGCCCGTCATATCTGACCGACGTGAACGGCACCTTGTATTTTTCGGCCAGCGACGGCACCAACGGTAATGAGCTGTGGAAATACGACGGGACCAACACGCCCAGCATGGTCGCGAATATCGGCCCCGCCGGAAGTCCCGGTACCATAGAATTTATAACCAACGCGAACGGCACCCTGTATTTTTCGGCCGGCGAAGGCAACGGCGATCTAGAGTTGTGGAAATACGACGGGATCAACGCGCCCAGCAGGGTCGCGGATATCTGGCCCGGCGCAACCGGCTCTTCCCCTACCAATATGATCTACGTGAACGGCACCCTGTATTTTTCGGCCTCTGAAGGCTCCAATGGTAGAGAGCTGTGGAGATACATCCCGCCCTCCACCGCGTCATGTCGTCGTCGTCGTCGTCGTCTCCGCCCCCCCCGCCAAGGACGGGGGAGGCCGTCTCGGTGA
- a CDS encoding sensor histidine kinase, which yields MILQVLAILGLLAVLVDSAQASSPVVLDGRAGDVDGRGHMAIFRDPEGTRTLDEIIGIDAAGRFKPIPGNVGLGYTPDTIWLRMDLVLPEGAPERWLLEVMPSYLDHLDLYLLPPDGVRHGATAGDRLPFSARTEEYRNFLFPLHIPAGKSRLYLRVKSTSAMTVLPRFWQPSAFEHAVSGESALLGLYYGALLTVTLLNLIGFAINRQSIYLTYSGYVSLIGVHFFAIDGLLAQFALPDHPLIANQMLGATMGLGAIFGFRFYAQVLRLPGRFPWSDRVIWGMALLGGATAISAFTPYYSAFAPLLLLAMIASLLVFLKPLISLWRNRDAESRLIALAYTFYAGLLFTTLTAALGLTEPTKLSLISSLCGSVIHFAILHSSLFLRAHRAQRDKLVAEAVAERARQEGSMEREMRIERERLLDMIGHEILTPVAVIDAANQTLRVLDTDTSPDREKRYDRIGGAVERLKAMLDLATHRQNLEADYSEPARHPINIEGLMQESVELLGPEGEKRVAVRSGTTLPSVQADERMLRFALLNLLDNAVKYSPRNSPIEVDVSPRFHDGRSGLCWSIVNDGAAIPRDIETTIFDKYVRGSEEAGQAGMGLGLYLTRYIFERHGGWVQLEENTKGRICFLAWLPTDTEQAGAKQEAGQCE from the coding sequence GTGATTTTACAGGTCCTGGCCATCCTTGGGCTGCTGGCGGTACTTGTGGATTCTGCCCAGGCTTCCTCTCCCGTGGTGCTCGACGGTCGGGCCGGCGACGTGGACGGGCGCGGCCATATGGCGATCTTCCGCGATCCCGAGGGCACCCGGACATTGGACGAGATCATCGGGATTGACGCGGCGGGAAGGTTCAAGCCGATCCCCGGCAATGTGGGGCTTGGCTATACTCCGGACACCATCTGGCTGCGCATGGATCTGGTCCTGCCGGAAGGCGCCCCGGAGAGGTGGCTACTTGAAGTCATGCCGTCCTATCTCGACCACCTCGACCTTTACCTTCTGCCCCCCGACGGCGTGCGGCACGGGGCGACGGCCGGCGACAGGCTCCCGTTCTCGGCCCGAACGGAGGAATACCGGAACTTTCTTTTCCCGCTCCACATCCCGGCGGGAAAAAGCCGTCTCTATCTGAGGGTCAAGAGCACCAGCGCGATGACCGTGCTGCCCCGCTTCTGGCAGCCTTCCGCTTTCGAGCACGCCGTCAGCGGCGAGTCCGCCTTGCTCGGCCTCTATTACGGCGCCCTTCTGACGGTGACGCTCCTCAACCTGATCGGCTTCGCCATCAACCGCCAGAGCATTTACCTGACCTATTCGGGCTACGTGTCATTGATCGGCGTGCATTTTTTTGCCATCGACGGATTGCTGGCGCAATTCGCGCTGCCCGATCACCCGCTGATCGCCAACCAGATGCTGGGGGCCACGATGGGACTGGGGGCGATCTTCGGCTTTCGCTTCTATGCCCAGGTTCTTCGGCTGCCGGGCCGTTTCCCCTGGTCTGATCGGGTGATCTGGGGCATGGCCCTATTGGGCGGCGCCACGGCAATATCCGCGTTTACGCCTTACTACTCTGCCTTTGCGCCGCTGCTATTGCTCGCGATGATCGCGTCACTTCTTGTCTTTCTGAAACCCCTGATCTCCCTTTGGCGCAATCGGGATGCCGAAAGCCGGCTGATCGCGCTCGCCTATACATTTTACGCCGGGCTGCTTTTTACGACGCTGACGGCCGCCCTTGGCCTTACCGAGCCGACGAAGCTGTCTCTCATAAGCTCGCTGTGCGGAAGCGTGATTCATTTCGCGATCCTGCATTCAAGCCTTTTCCTGCGCGCTCATCGCGCTCAGCGGGACAAACTCGTCGCCGAAGCCGTTGCTGAAAGAGCGCGGCAGGAAGGAAGCATGGAAAGGGAAATGAGGATCGAGCGCGAGCGTCTGCTGGACATGATCGGCCACGAAATTCTTACCCCGGTGGCTGTCATCGATGCGGCGAACCAGACGCTTCGGGTCCTTGATACCGATACGTCGCCCGATCGCGAAAAGCGCTATGACCGGATCGGGGGTGCGGTCGAGCGGTTGAAGGCCATGCTGGATTTGGCCACTCATCGCCAGAACCTGGAGGCCGATTACAGCGAACCCGCCCGCCATCCGATCAATATCGAAGGGCTGATGCAGGAAAGTGTCGAGCTTCTTGGTCCCGAGGGGGAAAAGCGGGTAGCGGTTCGCTCCGGCACCACACTTCCTTCGGTCCAGGCGGACGAGCGCATGCTCCGTTTCGCTCTCCTCAATCTGCTGGACAACGCGGTGAAGTATTCCCCCCGCAATTCGCCCATCGAAGTGGACGTTTCGCCTCGTTTCCATGACGGCCGAAGCGGCCTGTGCTGGTCGATCGTCAACGATGGGGCGGCAATTCCGCGCGACATCGAAACCACGATTTTCGACAAATATGTTCGCGGCAGCGAGGAAGCCGGCCAAGCCGGCATGGGATTGGGGCTTTACCTGACCCGGTACATCTTCGAACGACATGGGGGATGGGTGCAACTGGAGGAAAATACGAAGGGAAGAATCTGCTTCCTGGCTTGGCTACCGACCGATACGGAACAGGCCGGAGCGAAGCAGGAGGCCGGCCAATGCGAATAG